A single Verrucomicrobiaceae bacterium DNA region contains:
- a CDS encoding TPM domain-containing protein has product MCEKCGFSAAKLKNYLGDQWIRLERITDAAHLLRLEEHQACELALDDFERAFPQAFIAIYLGALPNEINVSELGFWLLNQGAFHTHLLEKRNDYGLVLVIDPFTRSLALTAGYGIEPCLHQKKTQQILKSVAGSLAKNNTGEALLCMIADLRTLLQRAAVKQPRSPKTGSDHGLDVQPLRTGHRMGSHLSPLTRKGNSLTASLNEGG; this is encoded by the coding sequence TTGTGTGAGAAATGTGGGTTTTCAGCAGCTAAACTGAAAAATTATCTGGGTGACCAGTGGATACGCCTGGAGAGAATCACTGACGCGGCGCACTTGCTGCGCTTGGAGGAGCACCAGGCATGCGAATTGGCGTTGGATGACTTTGAGAGGGCTTTCCCTCAAGCTTTTATCGCCATTTATTTGGGGGCGCTTCCCAATGAAATTAATGTATCGGAATTGGGGTTTTGGCTTCTCAATCAAGGTGCTTTTCACACCCATCTCTTAGAAAAGCGCAATGATTATGGCCTGGTGCTTGTTATCGACCCTTTCACCCGTTCCTTGGCTTTGACCGCAGGCTACGGTATCGAACCCTGCCTCCATCAAAAAAAGACCCAGCAGATCCTCAAATCTGTAGCTGGATCCCTGGCCAAAAATAATACGGGAGAAGCCTTGCTGTGCATGATTGCAGATCTGAGAACCCTCCTTCAAAGAGCAGCGGTAAAGCAACCCCGTAGCCCAAAAACGGGTTCGGATCACGGATTGGACGTGCAGCCACTGCGCACTGGTCACAGAATGGGCTCTCACCTCTCACCTCTCACGCGAAAAGGTAACTCACTCACAGCTTCGCTAAATGAAGGCGGGTAA
- a CDS encoding VOC family protein — MHVKKLLHTRYRVNNLEKTVSFYTQVLGLEEIRRHKSPRGSELVFLRTPNSDELIEICSFPASGPVSFCSDLTHLAFEVENLEAFARHAAALGFPLSDGPTPSSSGTFAFIDAPEGYEIELIEYKK, encoded by the coding sequence ATGCACGTCAAAAAACTACTGCACACTCGCTACCGGGTGAATAACCTCGAAAAAACCGTTTCCTTCTACACACAAGTCCTTGGTTTGGAAGAAATTCGCAGGCATAAATCGCCACGAGGATCTGAATTGGTTTTTTTGCGCACGCCCAACAGTGATGAACTCATTGAAATATGTTCCTTTCCCGCCAGTGGGCCTGTTTCCTTTTGCTCTGACCTCACGCATCTCGCGTTTGAAGTTGAAAATTTGGAGGCGTTTGCTCGGCACGCCGCTGCGTTAGGATTCCCCCTCTCAGATGGTCCCACGCCTAGTTCTAGTGGTACCTTTGCTTTTATTGACGCCCCAGAGGGATATGAGATAGAACTCATCGAGTACAAGAAATAA
- a CDS encoding PQQ-binding-like beta-propeller repeat protein has translation MNTTTASLLALALISSCHRSENWPNWRGPNQDGSSAETGLPVKFSTTEGVKWAADVPGTSASVPVIWGDHLFITAPIPAEKKLVGLCYDKQSGKEKWRTVISEGEDVQWDDKSNLASPSPATDGERVYFLFANAVAAACDFSGKIVWKRDFKETHGAFGTQWTYGSSPTIDSGKLYIQVLQRNEAFKFQDKFEKGTPGKDMSSYVLALDPATGNDIWKVIRPSLATLESLEAFSSPVFTTHQNKRLMLISGGDTLTIHDAGTGKEQSRIATWNPPGDGYNKFFRLVPSPVVGAGVALVCAPKNSPVFALSLDAQGETAALWQTEPKGVTSDVPTPAFYKGKFYVLDGGKKLLSCLEPATGKVLWTGELGGKTKFESSPTVVDDKVYCINFWGEVYVAKANTDTFELLAVNEMGNGSKPNGNADSVRASISVSDGSLFIRNQEKLFRVGK, from the coding sequence ATGAATACGACCACCGCATCGCTCCTCGCTCTCGCATTGATCTCCTCCTGCCATCGTAGCGAGAACTGGCCGAACTGGCGCGGTCCGAACCAAGATGGCTCCAGCGCGGAGACGGGTCTGCCGGTGAAATTCAGCACGACCGAAGGGGTGAAGTGGGCTGCGGATGTGCCTGGCACCTCAGCCTCCGTGCCGGTGATCTGGGGTGATCACCTCTTCATCACTGCACCGATCCCGGCTGAAAAGAAGCTGGTAGGCCTGTGCTATGACAAACAGAGCGGCAAAGAAAAGTGGCGCACGGTCATTTCCGAAGGTGAGGACGTGCAGTGGGACGATAAGAGCAACCTCGCAAGCCCATCACCCGCGACGGATGGTGAGCGGGTGTATTTCCTCTTCGCCAATGCGGTGGCCGCAGCCTGCGACTTCAGCGGGAAGATCGTGTGGAAGCGTGATTTCAAAGAGACGCATGGTGCTTTTGGCACACAGTGGACGTATGGCAGCAGCCCCACGATCGACAGCGGAAAGCTCTACATTCAGGTGCTCCAGCGCAATGAGGCGTTTAAGTTCCAGGACAAGTTCGAGAAGGGCACGCCGGGTAAAGACATGAGCAGCTATGTGCTCGCACTAGATCCAGCGACCGGGAATGACATCTGGAAGGTGATCCGCCCCAGTCTCGCGACGCTGGAGTCGCTAGAGGCTTTTAGCAGCCCCGTTTTCACCACTCACCAGAACAAGCGTCTGATGCTGATCTCTGGTGGAGATACACTGACGATCCATGATGCAGGCACGGGCAAGGAACAGAGCCGTATCGCGACATGGAACCCGCCAGGCGATGGCTATAACAAATTCTTCCGCCTCGTGCCCTCACCCGTAGTGGGAGCAGGCGTGGCGCTGGTGTGTGCGCCGAAGAATTCCCCCGTCTTTGCGCTGTCACTCGATGCTCAGGGGGAGACCGCCGCTTTGTGGCAAACGGAGCCCAAAGGTGTGACCAGCGATGTGCCGACACCCGCTTTTTATAAGGGCAAATTTTACGTGCTCGATGGTGGGAAGAAGCTCCTGAGCTGCCTGGAGCCCGCGACGGGCAAAGTGCTGTGGACCGGTGAGCTGGGTGGCAAAACCAAGTTCGAGAGCAGCCCCACCGTGGTCGATGACAAGGTGTATTGCATCAATTTCTGGGGTGAAGTGTATGTCGCGAAGGCGAATACGGACACCTTCGAGCTCCTGGCAGTCAATGAGATGGGCAACGGCTCCAAGCCCAATGGCAACGCGGATAGCGTGCGTGCGAGCATCAGCGTGAGCGATGGCAGCCTCTTCATCCGCAACCAAGAGAAGCTCTTCCGTGTGGGGAAGTAA
- the yidC gene encoding membrane protein insertase YidC, translating into MDRKGWIVIIMCIILMGVNVYYMQENQKLAAAAAEQQRSADEKTKKQTAAESPAAAATTAVTTTAAVPAAPTTPEQKHTITTGSVTYHFTTRGGGIEKAILAGTDQVTLNGHAQEPIGALRREPAGADNITYTMKEPTATGVSFEGATSEGVQVTKTYKLTQGQAADEHLLDLTVTLTNKGAAQHRSEEYYLFAGAAAALNHADERYQGFFWNDKGNANYKLSTYYAKGWFSAGVTEFRQSFPELIFGGVMSRFYTHILTRTTDDKGAPAKLWSSRRKLPQPLDHAHQGDASIEDFAYEASMSLPVIDLAPGASKTESYQIYLGPKEYHRLKSIDKRADNLDFNRSHAMYYGYFSWVSIFLVSVMRWMHGMVGNWGIAVILLTIFVRLCIWPIHAKSMRTMKRMGLLAPMMKELQEKYKDDPQQQQMEVMKLYRDYGVNPLGGCLPLLLQFPIFIGLYSMLEYAAELRGHGLWWVKDLSAADTVAQVMGFNINPLPIIMGLTMVAQMKLTPQPATVDKMQQRLFMFMPLIFLWFSYDFASALALYWSTQNLFSIAQTWIMKLYVPEPKLEKVKQAPKPAPHNPFFNPQGRQEDKKKTSTRPPKLGG; encoded by the coding sequence ATGGACCGCAAAGGCTGGATCGTCATCATCATGTGCATCATCCTCATGGGGGTGAATGTTTACTACATGCAGGAGAATCAGAAGCTAGCCGCCGCTGCCGCTGAGCAGCAGCGTAGCGCTGATGAGAAAACGAAGAAACAGACCGCAGCAGAGAGCCCTGCGGCAGCGGCTACGACGGCCGTTACGACCACGGCGGCAGTTCCTGCGGCTCCTACCACCCCGGAGCAAAAGCACACGATCACGACAGGCAGCGTGACCTACCACTTCACCACTCGCGGTGGCGGTATCGAGAAGGCTATCCTGGCTGGCACGGATCAAGTCACACTCAATGGTCATGCACAGGAGCCCATCGGAGCCCTGCGCCGTGAGCCCGCTGGCGCAGATAACATCACCTACACGATGAAGGAGCCCACAGCTACGGGCGTGAGCTTTGAAGGTGCCACGAGCGAAGGTGTCCAGGTCACAAAAACTTACAAACTCACACAGGGACAGGCGGCGGATGAGCATCTGCTCGATCTGACCGTGACGCTGACCAATAAAGGTGCCGCACAGCATCGCTCGGAGGAGTATTACCTCTTCGCAGGAGCCGCTGCGGCTCTGAATCACGCGGATGAGCGTTATCAGGGCTTTTTCTGGAATGATAAAGGCAATGCGAATTACAAACTCTCCACCTATTACGCGAAGGGCTGGTTCAGTGCTGGGGTGACAGAGTTCCGCCAGTCTTTTCCCGAATTGATCTTTGGCGGCGTGATGAGCCGCTTTTACACGCACATCCTGACCCGCACGACCGATGACAAAGGAGCCCCCGCGAAGCTCTGGTCCTCACGCCGGAAGCTGCCACAGCCCCTCGACCATGCGCACCAGGGTGATGCGAGCATCGAAGACTTCGCCTACGAGGCCTCGATGAGCCTACCTGTGATCGATCTGGCCCCAGGCGCTTCGAAAACCGAAAGCTACCAAATTTACCTGGGACCCAAGGAGTATCACCGCCTGAAGTCCATCGATAAGCGGGCGGACAATCTCGATTTCAATCGCAGTCACGCAATGTACTACGGCTACTTTAGCTGGGTGAGTATTTTCCTCGTCAGCGTGATGCGGTGGATGCACGGCATGGTGGGTAATTGGGGCATCGCGGTCATTCTATTGACGATTTTCGTCCGCCTGTGCATCTGGCCTATCCACGCCAAATCCATGCGCACGATGAAGCGCATGGGCCTACTGGCCCCGATGATGAAGGAGCTGCAGGAGAAGTACAAAGATGATCCCCAGCAGCAGCAGATGGAGGTGATGAAGCTCTACCGTGACTACGGTGTGAACCCTCTCGGAGGCTGCCTGCCGCTGCTGCTACAGTTCCCCATTTTCATCGGCCTTTATAGCATGCTGGAATATGCCGCAGAGCTACGCGGACATGGCCTCTGGTGGGTGAAGGATCTCTCTGCGGCAGACACCGTGGCCCAAGTGATGGGCTTCAATATCAATCCGCTGCCGATCATCATGGGACTCACCATGGTGGCTCAGATGAAGCTGACGCCGCAGCCTGCGACGGTGGATAAGATGCAGCAGCGCTTGTTCATGTTTATGCCGCTGATCTTCCTGTGGTTCAGCTATGATTTCGCCTCTGCTCTGGCGCTGTATTGGTCCACGCAGAATCTTTTCAGCATCGCCCAGACATGGATCATGAAGCTCTATGTGCCGGAGCCTAAACTGGAAAAGGTGAAGCAGGCACCGAAGCCAGCGCCGCACAATCCTTTCTTTAACCCTCAAGGCCGCCAAGAGGATAAGAAGAAGACCTCCACACGCCCGCCGAAGCTGGGAGGCTAG
- a CDS encoding IS630 family transposase: MRWLYEGKSREQVADLSGFSLRQVLRFIQAFNLAGLDGLIPGCSSGRRRILPKEQVSGKILPLIEDPSLAGQSHWTAVKLHGWIKQNLQTQLGYSTTVRYLHEHDYRLKVPRPWPLNQDEDKRQAFCEKLQRWVADPSVDLWFSDESGFEGDPRPRRTWTKIGKVRHSPYLGEQSATMCLAQCGPKMDVSAHCSSTCATASLFRCSLTL, encoded by the coding sequence CTGCGCTGGCTTTATGAAGGCAAGAGCCGCGAGCAAGTCGCTGACCTCTCAGGCTTCAGCCTGCGGCAGGTTTTGCGCTTCATCCAAGCCTTCAATCTCGCCGGCCTTGATGGTCTCATTCCCGGGTGTAGCAGCGGCCGTCGCCGAATCCTGCCCAAGGAACAAGTGAGCGGTAAAATCCTACCTCTCATCGAAGATCCCTCACTGGCCGGACAAAGCCACTGGACCGCTGTGAAATTGCACGGCTGGATCAAGCAGAACCTGCAAACGCAACTCGGCTACAGCACCACCGTGCGCTATCTCCACGAGCACGATTACCGCCTCAAAGTTCCGCGCCCCTGGCCGCTCAATCAGGATGAGGACAAGCGCCAAGCCTTCTGCGAAAAGCTCCAGCGCTGGGTGGCCGATCCGAGCGTCGACTTGTGGTTCAGCGACGAAAGCGGCTTTGAAGGCGATCCGCGCCCGCGCCGTACCTGGACCAAGATCGGCAAGGTGCGCCACTCACCTTATCTCGGCGAGCAATCCGCTACAATGTGTTTGGCGCAGTGCGGCCCAAAGATGGACGTCTCGGCGCACTGCTCTTCAACCTGTGCGACAGCGTCACTTTTCAGGTGTTCCTTGACACTCTAG
- a CDS encoding transposase, translating to MRPKDGRLGALLFNLCDSVTFQVFLDTLAEENPHVAGRRAILVLDNASWHKTKSLNWHHFEPEYLPPRSPDLNAIERLWLRMKADWFNGWIAKTSEQLQDRIIESLRSLFDQPSILQSQCRPKTRL from the coding sequence GTGCGGCCCAAAGATGGACGTCTCGGCGCACTGCTCTTCAACCTGTGCGACAGCGTCACTTTTCAGGTGTTCCTTGACACTCTAGCTGAGGAGAATCCGCACGTGGCAGGACGCCGCGCCATCCTGGTGCTCGACAACGCCTCATGGCACAAGACCAAGAGCCTTAACTGGCACCACTTTGAGCCCGAGTATCTGCCACCACGCTCGCCCGATCTCAACGCCATCGAACGCTTGTGGCTGCGCATGAAAGCCGACTGGTTCAACGGCTGGATCGCCAAGACTTCCGAGCAACTTCAGGACCGTATCATCGAGTCCCTGCGCTCTTTGTTCGACCAGCCCTCCATCCTTCAGTCCCAGTGCCGCCCAAAGACGCGTTTATGA
- a CDS encoding acylphosphatase: MAAKSVFYSGRVQGVGFRFAVKRIASGYDVCGWVKNLPDGRVELHAQASEADELDAFLTAILESDLRSHIREHDTSDVAMQKDLGGFFIRRDS; this comes from the coding sequence ATGGCCGCCAAAAGTGTCTTTTACAGTGGCCGTGTGCAGGGCGTCGGTTTTCGTTTTGCCGTCAAGCGCATCGCCAGTGGCTATGACGTCTGCGGTTGGGTCAAAAATCTGCCAGATGGTCGTGTCGAGCTGCATGCACAGGCATCTGAAGCGGATGAGCTTGATGCTTTTCTCACCGCTATTCTCGAGAGCGACCTACGCTCTCACATCCGGGAGCATGACACCTCAGATGTAGCCATGCAGAAGGACCTGGGCGGCTTTTTCATCCGGCGAGACTCTTGA
- a CDS encoding serine/threonine protein kinase, whose product MPHRTELLEIIAQTAQSTVWRGRDLETGALLAVKQHHGPPPPPALLALRHAHLVPILHHSHAASTSTLIMPWISASTLEQHGRLDAAAFDQLVRQSLDAVDAIHSAGFLHLDLKPENIFISDAGCQISDFGSAQPIHSARATLHGSIHYMAPEHFSAGTLDQRTDIYALGGVYYFALTGHCAFQGELKPQVITAHLQHRVTPLPGPLGTWIDRLMSRQPQDRPSSASAALAEYDAIASSSHAA is encoded by the coding sequence ATGCCCCACCGCACCGAGCTTCTCGAAATCATCGCCCAGACGGCCCAGAGCACCGTCTGGCGTGGTCGTGATCTCGAAACTGGTGCCCTCCTCGCCGTAAAGCAGCACCACGGCCCACCGCCGCCTCCAGCCCTGCTCGCACTGCGTCACGCTCACCTAGTGCCCATTCTCCATCACTCGCATGCCGCATCCACCAGCACCCTCATCATGCCATGGATCAGCGCCAGCACGCTGGAGCAGCACGGCAGGCTCGATGCAGCCGCATTCGATCAGCTCGTGCGTCAAAGCCTCGACGCAGTCGATGCCATCCACTCCGCAGGCTTCCTCCATCTCGATCTGAAGCCAGAAAACATCTTCATTTCCGATGCGGGATGCCAGATCTCAGACTTCGGCAGTGCCCAGCCCATCCACAGTGCCAGAGCCACCCTGCACGGCTCCATCCATTACATGGCACCAGAGCACTTCTCTGCGGGCACGCTCGACCAGCGCACAGACATCTATGCACTCGGTGGTGTGTACTACTTTGCGCTGACGGGCCACTGTGCCTTTCAGGGCGAGCTGAAGCCCCAGGTCATCACGGCGCATTTGCAGCATCGCGTCACGCCCCTCCCAGGTCCGCTCGGCACCTGGATCGACCGGCTCATGAGCCGCCAGCCACAAGATCGACCTAGCAGCGCCAGCGCTGCCCTGGCGGAGTACGACGCCATTGCTTCCTCCTCGCACGCGGCGTAG
- a CDS encoding carotenoid 1,2-hydratase: MVKALAVAGILSALLLAGALRAETTTSDGFAIPQPGVVFAFPRDHGSHEAFRTEWWYLTGHLDAEGGRRFGFQVTFFRQAGRDAAGTVTHLHLAHAALLDAATGKFQHEEKLHRAGWDATASTTTLDVRQTNWSLRLDEATNRIHVAATVRAEAVLKLELDAVKPLVVFGTDGVSRKGTSASAASHYLTFPRLRAAGMVKVGAEELKVRGEAWMDHEFSSSQLDEGQVGWDWAAIQLRDGREVMVYRMRRADGSTDASSTLTWIAKDGALTKEAFEWTALESWRSPRTQALYPNRVRITCEGGFFELRPVAQDQEQGGALTGLPYWEGACDVLDADGAVIGRAFLELAGYAGDLRRFLRGGP, encoded by the coding sequence ATGGTCAAAGCGCTGGCCGTAGCAGGAATACTCAGCGCACTGCTGCTCGCGGGGGCGCTGAGGGCAGAGACGACTACTTCCGATGGCTTTGCGATTCCGCAGCCGGGCGTCGTCTTTGCGTTTCCGCGTGATCATGGCAGCCACGAGGCGTTTCGCACGGAGTGGTGGTATCTCACGGGTCATCTGGATGCGGAAGGCGGGCGGCGGTTTGGCTTTCAGGTGACGTTTTTTCGCCAAGCAGGCCGCGATGCGGCGGGTACGGTGACGCACCTGCATCTGGCGCATGCAGCGCTGCTGGATGCGGCGACGGGGAAATTCCAGCATGAGGAAAAACTACACCGCGCTGGCTGGGATGCGACGGCTTCGACGACGACGCTGGATGTGCGGCAGACGAACTGGTCGCTGCGGCTGGATGAGGCGACGAATCGCATCCATGTGGCCGCGACGGTGAGGGCGGAGGCCGTTTTGAAGCTGGAGCTCGATGCGGTGAAGCCGCTGGTCGTTTTCGGCACGGATGGTGTGTCACGCAAAGGCACATCAGCGAGTGCGGCGAGCCATTACCTGACCTTTCCGCGTCTGCGGGCCGCTGGTATGGTGAAAGTGGGTGCAGAGGAGCTGAAGGTGCGTGGTGAGGCGTGGATGGATCACGAGTTTAGCAGCTCGCAGCTCGATGAGGGCCAGGTCGGCTGGGACTGGGCCGCTATCCAGCTCCGCGATGGCCGTGAGGTGATGGTCTATCGCATGCGCCGTGCGGATGGCAGCACGGATGCGAGCTCGACGCTGACGTGGATCGCCAAGGACGGCGCTTTGACGAAGGAGGCATTCGAATGGACAGCGCTGGAGTCGTGGCGGAGCCCACGCACGCAGGCACTGTACCCGAACCGCGTGCGCATCACCTGTGAGGGTGGTTTTTTCGAGCTGCGACCGGTGGCGCAGGATCAGGAGCAGGGCGGTGCCCTGACCGGCCTCCCCTACTGGGAAGGTGCCTGCGATGTGCTGGACGCGGACGGCGCGGTGATCGGACGAGCTTTTCTAGAGCTAGCAGGCTACGCAGGTGATCTGCGGCGCTTTTTGCGCGGAGGGCCGTGA
- a CDS encoding BrnT family toxin has translation MEFDWLGAAFDLTQLPPKDIEESFEDPFSLKLMPDDQSAGSEARYYNLGKSLQGRPVFSVFWTDGKRYRVVFARLMTTAEHEFFERKKAEDI, from the coding sequence ATGGAGTTTGACTGGCTAGGAGCCGCATTTGATCTCACCCAGCTTCCGCCGAAGGACATTGAAGAGTCCTTCGAGGATCCATTTTCCCTCAAGCTCATGCCTGATGATCAGTCGGCAGGCTCGGAGGCCCGTTACTACAACCTGGGTAAATCACTACAGGGACGCCCAGTGTTCAGCGTATTTTGGACGGATGGGAAGCGCTATCGCGTCGTTTTTGCTCGACTCATGACCACTGCGGAGCACGAGTTCTTCGAGCGGAAAAAAGCCGAGGACATTTGA
- a CDS encoding FAD-dependent oxidoreductase, with protein sequence MHTLNPQKNTSPVVIIGAGLSGLACARVLARAGVPFTVLEASDGVGGRVRTDVVEGFRLDRGFQVFLPAYPEARRVLDYDALDLRPIYRGADVFVRDRFHRVADPLRHPLVALRNLHDDTVVSHADKWFTMLLRKEAFGLRGPPRWQEEVEMETEEYLRKFGFTERVLDRFYRPFFGGIFMEKDLRTSARMMLFLFAMFDRAGSALPAQGMQAIPDQLAMALPPGSLRLRTPVSAVRAGEVALESGEVLHAEHVVMAVSEDAALRLRTSEGAAGAAPASRSTTCLYYAAAATDMPEGRDPILYLDGDGRGPVNTACVLSRIAPEYAPEGWHLISASVLGMPSSLELEGVVRQQLVRWFGPRVMSWRHLRTCQVRHAQPEGRQLRLGDGPLSAKIEQGLYRCGDWCEDVSINGALVSGRRAGEAVLSAMGVTQ encoded by the coding sequence ATGCACACCTTGAACCCGCAGAAAAACACGTCTCCCGTCGTGATCATCGGCGCTGGCCTTTCCGGGCTGGCGTGTGCCCGCGTGCTGGCACGGGCGGGGGTGCCGTTTACGGTGCTGGAGGCATCCGATGGCGTGGGCGGGCGAGTGCGGACCGATGTGGTGGAGGGCTTTCGGCTCGATCGGGGCTTCCAGGTTTTTCTGCCGGCGTATCCTGAGGCGCGGCGGGTGCTGGACTATGATGCACTGGATTTGCGGCCGATTTATCGCGGGGCGGATGTCTTTGTGCGTGATCGGTTTCACCGAGTGGCGGACCCGCTGCGGCATCCACTGGTGGCACTGCGAAATCTGCATGATGACACGGTGGTGAGTCATGCGGACAAATGGTTCACGATGCTGCTGCGGAAAGAGGCGTTCGGGCTACGTGGCCCACCACGCTGGCAGGAGGAGGTCGAGATGGAGACGGAGGAGTATCTGCGGAAGTTTGGCTTCACGGAGCGAGTGCTGGATCGGTTTTACCGGCCATTTTTTGGTGGGATTTTCATGGAGAAGGACCTGCGCACTTCTGCGCGGATGATGCTGTTTCTTTTCGCGATGTTTGACCGCGCTGGCTCTGCGCTGCCTGCGCAGGGGATGCAGGCCATCCCAGATCAACTGGCTATGGCGCTGCCGCCAGGCAGTCTGCGCCTGCGCACGCCTGTGAGTGCGGTGCGGGCGGGCGAGGTGGCTCTAGAAAGTGGTGAAGTGCTGCACGCGGAGCATGTGGTGATGGCCGTGTCTGAGGATGCGGCACTGCGCCTGCGCACGAGCGAGGGGGCGGCAGGGGCTGCGCCCGCTAGTAGATCGACGACCTGTCTCTATTATGCTGCGGCAGCTACAGACATGCCGGAGGGGCGTGACCCGATCCTCTATCTGGATGGAGATGGTCGTGGGCCGGTGAATACGGCGTGTGTGCTCTCACGCATCGCGCCTGAGTATGCGCCGGAAGGCTGGCATTTGATTTCAGCGTCGGTTTTGGGCATGCCATCGAGCCTGGAGCTAGAGGGCGTGGTGCGGCAGCAGTTGGTGCGGTGGTTCGGCCCGCGAGTGATGAGCTGGAGGCACCTGCGGACCTGTCAGGTGCGTCATGCGCAACCAGAGGGGCGGCAGCTCCGTCTGGGGGATGGCCCGCTCTCTGCAAAAATCGAGCAGGGCCTCTACCGCTGCGGTGATTGGTGTGAGGACGTGTCGATCAATGGTGCGCTAGTGAGTGGACGGCGTGCGGGTGAGGCCGTGCTGAGCGCCATGGGTGTGACTCAGTAA
- a CDS encoding ribbon-helix-helix protein, CopG family, with amino-acid sequence MSTLTIELPEALTAELDSAVKAGWFANQAEAVRAAVRDFVNHRKLDILEKQQLADIEWAVSATPKHP; translated from the coding sequence ATGAGCACCTTAACCATCGAACTTCCTGAGGCATTGACCGCTGAACTAGATTCTGCCGTTAAAGCGGGTTGGTTTGCCAACCAAGCCGAGGCGGTGCGGGCTGCGGTGCGAGACTTCGTGAATCATCGCAAACTGGATATACTGGAGAAGCAGCAACTGGCTGACATTGAGTGGGCAGTAAGTGCCACACCGAAACATCCATGA
- a CDS encoding DUF5009 domain-containing protein, whose protein sequence is MHPPAQRLLSLDAFRGFIMLLMASSGFGIVQMASAHPDSLWKDILPQFEHRAWQGCSLWDLIQPSFMFMVGIAVPFSCAARRERGHSFLSMLGHAILRAVLLIGIAIIISTPEKESHTIFTFTNVLAQIGLGYVFLFLIVQLGRESIIASIIVLLGGYTAFFILHPLPTAEQLAAIEGLKGAREGMLEGFWSHWGIHTNAAAHFDSWFLNLFPPHNHTFQAGGYQTLNFIPSLATMLGGALTGLFLQRSPLEPRWKCARLIIVGIVLIFIGFILGFGAIPIVKRIWTPSWAIFSGGWVLLMLAVFYALVEIADQRRLVFPLVVVGMNSITMYLMHHELGADIARNLHTHLPGIFVAGWEPIIEKCSVLFVLWLVCFWLYRQRAFLRL, encoded by the coding sequence ATGCATCCCCCCGCCCAGCGACTCCTATCTCTCGACGCCTTTCGCGGTTTCATCATGCTCCTGATGGCCTCCAGTGGCTTCGGCATCGTGCAGATGGCCTCTGCTCATCCTGACTCCCTCTGGAAGGACATCCTACCGCAGTTCGAGCACCGCGCATGGCAGGGCTGCTCACTCTGGGATCTCATTCAGCCCAGCTTCATGTTTATGGTGGGCATCGCGGTGCCATTCTCTTGCGCTGCACGGCGTGAGCGAGGGCACAGCTTCCTCAGCATGCTCGGACATGCCATCCTGCGTGCCGTGCTACTCATTGGCATTGCCATCATCATCAGCACACCGGAGAAGGAGTCGCACACCATCTTCACTTTCACCAATGTGCTCGCCCAGATCGGGCTTGGGTACGTCTTCCTCTTTCTCATAGTCCAGCTCGGACGTGAAAGCATCATCGCCAGCATCATTGTGCTACTGGGTGGCTACACGGCCTTTTTCATCCTGCATCCACTGCCCACAGCAGAGCAGCTCGCGGCCATCGAGGGCCTCAAAGGAGCCCGCGAGGGCATGCTTGAGGGTTTTTGGAGCCACTGGGGCATTCACACCAATGCCGCAGCACATTTTGACTCCTGGTTCCTCAATCTCTTTCCGCCGCACAACCACACTTTCCAAGCTGGCGGCTATCAAACACTCAATTTCATCCCCTCACTCGCCACCATGCTCGGAGGGGCCCTTACCGGTCTTTTTCTTCAGCGCAGCCCGCTTGAGCCTCGGTGGAAATGCGCACGCCTCATCATCGTGGGCATCGTACTCATCTTCATCGGCTTCATTCTCGGCTTCGGTGCCATCCCCATCGTAAAGCGCATCTGGACGCCTTCTTGGGCCATCTTCAGCGGTGGCTGGGTGCTGCTCATGCTCGCCGTTTTCTATGCACTCGTCGAGATCGCCGACCAGCGCAGGCTTGTCTTCCCCCTCGTCGTCGTCGGCATGAACAGCATTACCATGTATCTCATGCATCACGAGCTCGGAGCCGACATCGCCAGGAATCTTCACACACACCTCCCTGGCATCTTTGTCGCTGGTTGGGAGCCCATCATCGAAAAATGCTCCGTCCTCTTCGTCCTCTGGCTCGTCTGCTTCTGGCTCTATCGCCAGAGAGCCTTCCTGCGGCTCTGA